In Micrococcus luteus NCTC 2665, a single window of DNA contains:
- a CDS encoding DUF6480 family protein, producing the protein MATPHTPDPQDARRAREATDETSGVAFDGDTPPAEGAGVGPDNPGMDVEQTGERSAGKIVLGLIIALVVIGVLLFILGRVAGLG; encoded by the coding sequence ATGGCCACCCCGCACACCCCCGACCCCCAGGACGCCCGGCGCGCACGCGAGGCGACGGACGAGACCTCCGGCGTCGCGTTCGACGGCGACACGCCCCCAGCCGAGGGTGCAGGCGTCGGCCCGGACAACCCGGGCATGGACGTGGAGCAGACCGGCGAGCGCTCGGCCGGCAAGATCGTGCTCGGGCTGATCATCGCCCTCGTGGTCATCGGCGTCCTGCTGTTCATCCTGGGCCGCGTCGCCGGTCTCGGCTGA
- a CDS encoding alanine/glycine:cation symporter family protein → MEQITAAITALNDKYWYVVMALLFVAGVWFTIRTVGVQVRMLPEMLRSVTAKSQTGFENDGVSPFRAFTISAASRVGTGNVAGVAIAIVIGGPGAVFWMWLLAILGGATAFVESTLAQLYKQKGADGYFGGPAYYIRDGLGAKWLAAVFAVAITVTYGFVFNAVQSNSISESVQANWGASSTTAWIVGLGLAVLTGLVIFGGVRRLSAVTNVLVPAMATFYILLALIVMVVNITEVPGMIALIVGHAFGLREVAGAAVGMTMVMQGVRRGMFSNEAGMGSAPNAAATAAVSHPAKQGFVQSLGVYFDTLIVCSATAFIILLSNPAYGRGEALGMQVTQGALQQAVGAWAGPALTVIIFFLAWSSVLGNTYYGEANIRYLAGRHAGRAITVFRVLVLVCVVGGALGSVALVWNLADTFAALMATINLVAIIPLGGLAVKLLRDYERKLKAGMDPGFHISDLPEARNVALWRDEPKTSPLED, encoded by the coding sequence GTGGAACAGATCACAGCGGCCATCACGGCCCTGAACGACAAGTACTGGTACGTCGTGATGGCGCTGCTCTTCGTGGCCGGGGTGTGGTTCACCATCCGGACCGTGGGCGTGCAGGTGCGCATGCTCCCGGAGATGCTGCGGTCGGTGACGGCCAAGTCCCAGACCGGGTTCGAGAACGACGGCGTGAGCCCGTTCCGCGCCTTCACCATCTCGGCGGCCTCGCGCGTGGGCACCGGCAACGTGGCCGGCGTGGCGATCGCGATCGTGATCGGCGGCCCGGGCGCGGTGTTCTGGATGTGGCTGCTGGCGATCCTCGGCGGCGCCACCGCCTTCGTCGAGTCCACGCTGGCCCAGCTGTACAAGCAGAAGGGCGCGGACGGCTACTTCGGCGGCCCCGCGTACTACATCCGCGACGGCCTGGGCGCGAAGTGGCTGGCGGCCGTGTTCGCCGTCGCCATCACCGTGACCTACGGCTTCGTGTTCAACGCCGTGCAGTCCAACTCGATCTCCGAGTCCGTGCAGGCCAACTGGGGCGCGTCCTCCACCACCGCGTGGATCGTGGGCCTGGGCCTGGCCGTCCTCACCGGCCTCGTGATCTTCGGCGGCGTGCGCCGACTCTCGGCCGTGACCAACGTGCTGGTCCCCGCGATGGCCACGTTCTACATCCTCCTGGCCCTGATCGTGATGGTCGTCAACATCACCGAGGTCCCGGGCATGATCGCGCTGATCGTGGGCCACGCCTTCGGCCTGCGCGAGGTCGCGGGCGCCGCCGTCGGCATGACGATGGTGATGCAGGGCGTGCGTCGCGGCATGTTCTCCAACGAGGCCGGCATGGGCTCCGCCCCGAACGCCGCCGCCACCGCGGCCGTCTCCCACCCGGCCAAGCAGGGCTTCGTGCAGTCCCTGGGCGTCTACTTCGACACCCTGATCGTGTGCTCGGCCACCGCGTTCATCATCCTGCTCTCCAACCCGGCCTACGGGCGCGGGGAGGCGCTCGGCATGCAGGTGACCCAGGGTGCGCTCCAGCAGGCCGTGGGCGCGTGGGCCGGCCCGGCCCTGACGGTCATCATCTTCTTCCTGGCCTGGTCCTCCGTGCTGGGCAACACCTACTACGGAGAGGCCAACATCCGGTACCTGGCCGGCCGCCACGCGGGTCGGGCCATCACCGTGTTCCGCGTGCTCGTGCTGGTGTGCGTGGTCGGCGGCGCGCTGGGCTCCGTGGCGCTGGTGTGGAACCTCGCGGACACGTTCGCGGCCCTCATGGCGACCATCAACCTCGTGGCGATCATCCCGCTGGGCGGGCTGGCCGTGAAGCTGCTCCGGGACTACGAGCGCAAGCTCAAGGCGGGCATGGATCCGGGCTTCCACATCTCCGACCTGCCCGAGGCGCGGAACGTGGCCCTCTGGCGGGACGAGCCGAAGACCTCCCCGCTCGAGGACTGA